Proteins encoded by one window of Scatophagus argus isolate fScaArg1 chromosome 8, fScaArg1.pri, whole genome shotgun sequence:
- the hoxc12a gene encoding homeobox protein Hox-C12a codes for MGEHNLLNPGFVGPLVNIHTGDTFYFPNFRASGGQLAGLPSLSYPRRDNVCSLPWNPSEPCNGYSQSYFSSPVSINPSFNRSCEITRPEEGKCYYNNGNGNRETCSGGSSLKREDRARDTSSLTSDHGMHGGIGSTVAFSKYDYGTEQLTQDPPSCQSMESDSSSSLLNEGSKPSSSDTQTLVSPGSHSSNVAPGGAAPWYPMHTRTRKKRKPYSKLQLAELEGEFMMNEFITRQRRRELSDRLNLSDQQVKIWFQNRRMKKKRLMLREQALAYF; via the exons ATGGGCGAGCATAATCTCCTTAATCCAGGGTTTGTGGGACCTTTGGTAAACATCCACACGGGAGACACGTTTTACTTCCCGAATTTTAGAGCCTCGGGGGGACAACTGGCGGGGCTGCCGTCTCTCTCCTACCCGAGAAGGGACAATGTTTGCTCCCTCCCGTGGAATCCTTCGGAGCCGTGCAATGGATACTCTCAATCCTACTTTAGCAGCCCCGTTTCTATTAACCCCTCTTTCAATCGGTCGTGTGAGATTACCCGACCAGAAGAAGGTAAATGTTATTATAACAACGGCAACGGGAACAGGGAGACCTGTTCAGGTGGCAGCAGCCTTAAACGAGAGGATAGGGCGAGAGACACATCATCATTAACATCTGACCACGGGATGCACGGTGGAATTGGCAGCACTGTCGCCTTTTCCAAATACGATTACGGGACCGAGCAGCTAACGCAAGACCCGCCGTCCTGTCAGTCAATGGAGTCCGACTccagctcctctctgctcaaCGAGGGCAGCAAGCCTTCATCCAGCGACACACAGACCCTGGTGTCACCGGGAAGCCATTCAAGCAACGTAGCCCCAGGCGGAG ctgcccCGTGGTACCCGATGCACACTCGGACCAGAAAGAAGCGTAAACCCTATTCCAAACTTCAGCTGGCTGAGCTAGAGGGTGAATTCATGATGAACGAGTTTATCACCAGGCAGCGACGAAGGGAGCTTTCCGACCGTCTGAACCTCAGCGACCAACAAGTCAAGATCTGGTTCCAGAACCgcaggatgaagaagaagagactcATGCTGAGGGAGCAAGCTTTGGCCTACTTTTAG
- the hoxc13a gene encoding homeobox protein Hox-C13a — MTTSLVLHPRWADTLMYVYEKSPNENNPNKSQTMEGLSGNCPATHCRDLMSHPALGRHSGTIATHQGSVYSDISSPDTGRQCPAPQTSSSASLSYGYPFGNPYYGCRLSHSHNVNLQQKPCSYHPAEKYAEPSTALPTEELSSRAKEFAFYPSFASSYQAVPGYLDVSVVPSISAHPEPRHDALIPMEGYQHWALSNGWDGQVYCSKEQTQSTHLWKSPFPDVVPLQPEVSSYRRGRKKRVPYTKIQLKELEKEYAASKFITKDKRRRISAATNLSERQVTIWFQNRRVKEKKFVSKSKSNHMHTT, encoded by the exons ATGACGACTTCGCTGGTTCTGCATCCACGCTGGGCGGACACCTTGATGTACGTTTATGAAAAAAGCCCGAATGAAAACAATCCGAATAAAAGCCAAACAATGGAGGGACTAAGCGGTAATTGCCCTGCGACCCACTGCAGGGACCTGATGTCGCACCCCGCGCTGGGACGACATTCTGGCACCATAGCGACCCACCAGGGCTCCGTCTACTCGGATATTTCCTCGCCAGACACCGGCCGGCAGTGTCCCGCTCCTCAAACATCATCCAGTGCATCTTTGAGCTACGGTTATCCCTTTGGAAACCCATATTACGGCTGTAGATTATCTCATTCGCACAACGTCAACTTGCAGCAGAAGCCTTGCTCGTACCATCCCGCAGAGAAATATGCCGAGCCCAGCACAGCGCTGCCCACGGAAGAACTGTCCTCCAGGGCGAAAGAGTTTGCCTTCTACCCGAGTTTCGCCAGCTCATATCAGGCTGTTCCTGGATATCTCGACGTGTCGGTGGTGCCCAGTATCAGTGCCCACCCTGAACCGCGACACGACGCATTGATCCCCATGGAGGGCTACCAGCACTGGGCTCTTTCCAATGGCTGGGATGGGCAGGTGTACTGCTCCAAAGAGCAAACGCAGTCAACCCATCTTTGGAAATCACCTTTTCCTg ATGTTGTGCCACTGCAGCCTGAGGTCAGCAGTTATCGTCGTGGGCGTAAGAAGCGTGTCCCTTACACCAAGATCCAGctgaaggagctggagaaggagtaTGCAGCTAGCAAGTTCATCACCAAAGACAAGAGAAGGCGCATCTCGGCCGCCACCAACCTCTCAGAGCGTCAGGTCACCATCTGGTTCCAAAACCGACGAGTCAAGGAGAAAAAATTTGTCAGTAAATCCAAGAGCAATCACATGCACACCACTTGA